TCCAGCGGCGGAACCACACTGACAAAACTCGACGATGACTCTGTCCTCGCCAGTGGTGCGAATCCTCGAAAGGACATCTACACCATCACCACGCAGACCGTCGAGCAGAACATTACTGCGGTCCGACTGGAAGCGCTCACGCACGACACGCTTCCCGGCGGCGGTCCGGGGCGACATTCCAATTCGAACTTTGTGCTCAGTGAATTCGAATTGACCGCGGTTTCCGTCGAAGATCCCACAAGACGGCAGACGGTCAAATTTCAAAAGGCCATCGCGGACTATTCCCAGAAGAACTACGAAATTGGCAAGTCCATTGATGGAACGGTCGCCGGCAATAACGGTTGGGCTGTCGATGGGCCCACTCGCAAGGAACCCACCACCGCGTTGTTCATCGCCGAGAAACCGTTTGGCTTCCCCGAAGGAACACAATTAGAATTTCGACTTCGGCACGAAGCGGGATTTGCAACGCATGGCATTGGCCGTCCGCGTTTTGCCATCACCACGGACTCACCGCAGTCCATCGGTTTTGACGAGATTCCGGCCGAAATTCGACGGCTCGCCAAGGTGTCACCGAAAACCCGCACGGAGTCGCAAACTCAACAACTCAAAGCGTATTTTCTTACTCATCACGATCCTCGAAACGACTTGCAAGAACGCATCGCCGCATTGGAAAAGCAAAAAGCCGAGGGTTTTCCGGCGACGATGATCATGCGAGAACTGCCCCAACCGCGGGCGACGCACATTCTCAATCGCGGCCAATACGACCAACCCACCGAAAAAGTCTCTACGGGGGTTCCGGCAATCTTGCCACCATTGCCCAAAGACGCGTTGACCAATCGGTTGGGATTGGCACGTTGGTTGTTCCATCCGAAACACCCATTGACCGCCCGTGTCGCAGTCAATCGGTATTGGCAACGTATGTTCGGACTGGGTTTGGTGAAGACCTCCGAAGATTTCGGCATTCAAGGTGAACTGCCCAGCCATCCCGAATTGCTGGACTGGTTGGCGCTCGAGTTTATCCGAAGCGGTTGGGACATCAAACACATGCAGCGATTGATTGTAATGTCCGCAACGTATCGGCAATCCTCTCATGTCGGACAGGCTGCCTACCAAACCGATCCCGAGAATCGTTTGCTGGCCCGCGGTCCACGAATCCGATTGGACGCCGAAGAAATTCGAGACGCCGCCTTGTTCGCGAGTGGGTTGTTAGTCGACCGCGTGGGTGGAAAGAGCGTCTATCCTTATCAACCCAAAGGACTGTGGTTGGAGTTGAACAATCGGCCCGGCTATTCGCAAGCGTATCCTCAGGGCAGTGGTGAAGACCTTTATCGACGCGGTCTCTATACGTTCTGGAAACGGACGGCTCCTTCACCGATGCTGAAGTTACTCGATGCTCCCGAGCGTGAATTCTGCACACTTCAACGATCTCGAACCAACACGCCCTTGCAGGCGTTGCTATTGCTCAATGGCCCACAGTTTGTGGAAGCCGCCCGGCATCTGGGGGAACGGATGAGACAACACGGCGGCAAAACGCTGGAAGATCAATTGCGATACGGCTTTCGGTTGGTCACATCGCATTCGCCGACCGAGATGGAATTGCAGGTACTCAAGGAAGCGTACACCGCTGACCTCAAGCAATTCCAACGGGACCACGCAGCGGCAAACCGTATGCTCGAAGTTGGTGAATCACCGGTTTCCAACCAAGCAGATGTCGCGGAGTTGGCCGCCTTTGCGAGCACCGCGCGACTGCTATTGAATCTGAACGAAGCCATCACGAAGGGATAACTGATGAACTCTCCTATCCACGATTTTCAATTGCTCGAAAACCGCCGGCAATTTTTCGGACGCACGAGCACGGGACTTGGCTCCGTGGCGTTGGCGTCTTTGCTGAATCCCCAATTGTTCGCGGGAGATTCCGCCCCTCAACGGTTCGGCGGTTTGCCGGGCATTCCGCACTTTGCACCGAAGGCCGAACGGGTCATCTATCTGCTGCAATCGGGTGCGCCGTCGCAGATGGACTTGTTCGACTACAAACCATCCCTCTCCGATCTCCACATGACCGAACTGCCAGCGAGTATCCGCAATGCTCAACGGTTGACTGGCATGACGGCCGGTCAAAAGAAGTTTCCGGTCATTCAATCGCCTTGGAAGTTTCGGCAATGCGGTGAGTCGGGAACTTGGATCAGCGAATTGCTGCCGTCGATGGCAAACGTCGCGGACGACATTTGTGTGATCAAGTCGATGCACACCGAAGCGATCAACCATGACCCGGCGATCACGTTTTTTCAATCCGGTCATCAACAACCGGGACGGCCGAGCATCGGCGCGTGGCTGAGTTACGGTTTGGGCAGTGAAACCGAGAATCTGCCATCGTTCGTCGTCCTGTTAAGCAAGAACACCTTCCACCAAGCCCAACCGTTGTACGATCGGTTGTGGGGCAGCGGGTTTCTGCCGTCAAAGTATCAAGGCGTGAAATTCCGCAGCCAAGGCGACCCGGTTCTGTATTTGACCGATCCCGCAGGAAATGACGACTCCGCACGTCGGGCAATGCTGGATCGATTGGCAAAGCTCAATCAACTTCGCGCCCAGGAAATCGGTGATCCGGAAATTCAAACACGCATTGCCCAATACGAGATGGCGTATCGAATGCAGACGTCGGTTCCAGAGTTGGCCGACACCTCGCAAGAACCGGAGAGCACCTTCAAACTCTACGGAGAAGAAGCCAAGCAGCCAGGAACTCATGCCGCGAATTGTTTGTTGGCTCGCCGGTTGGCCGAACGGGGCGTGCGGTTTATCCAAGTGTTTCATCGCGGTTGGGATCATCACAGCAATCTGCCGACACATCTCCCAACGCTCGCCAAACAGACGGACCAAGGTTCCGCCGCGTTGATTGCGGATCTCAAACAACGCGGACTCCTCGACAAAACCCTGGTCATCTGGGGCGGGGAATTCGGACGCACGGTGTACTCACAGGGCAACCCCAAATCGTTTGGCCGCGACCACCATCCCCGTTGTTTCTCGATTTGGATGGCCGGGGGCGGGATCAAACCCGGCTTGAGCTACGGACGCACCGACGACTACTGCTACAACATCGAAGAAAACCCCGTGCACGTGCACGACTTCCACGCCACAATTCTGCACTGTCTCGGTATCGATCACGAGCAACTCACCTACCGCTTCCAAGGTCGCGACTTTCGTCTCACCGATGTTCACGGCCACGTTGTCCAAGATGTGCTCGCGTGATTCCGCTGCCATGATTCTCCACAACCTGATGGACTTCCCATGAAACAAACCACAATGAAACGACGCACATTCCTTCAAAGCGGACTCGCACTCCTGGCCGGCTCGCGACTCAGTGCGGCTTGGAACGAAGATCAGCTTCAGCGTGCGGGTGATGTCCTCGCGAAAGCGGCTGTAAATGGAGAAGTCGAGTCGAGCGCGGTCTACGTGCAGCACGGGGACAGGGTCTTCTCACGCGTCTACGGAAACGCCCCAAATACGGATGCGATGTTCTTGCTCGCTTCTATCTCGAAAACGATCGCGATTGCGGCCGTCAT
This portion of the Thalassoroseus pseudoceratinae genome encodes:
- a CDS encoding PSD1 and planctomycete cytochrome C domain-containing protein, which translates into the protein MISPTLAQLSITLVLVFVAQSTAAEVDFNREVRPILSNKCFTCHGPDAETREAELRLDQRESVTGAAISGEQAIVPGDIASSELIRRITSDNDDERMPPGGVSKALTPAEIQTLKTWINQGAPYEAHWAFIPPRRPTRPPVRNANWPRNEIDYFVLARLEQRQTQPAKEASRETLIRRVAFDLNGLPPSLDEIDAFLSDSSPDAYERMVESYLDRPAYGEHMARHWLDLARYADSNGYQYDTERQQWVWRDWVIDAYNKNQPFDEFSIEQLAGDLLPNSTPQQRLATGFNRNHGITIEGGIIDEEYRTEYVMDRLVTTGQVWLGLTIGCARCHDHKYDPISQKEFYQLYAYFNQVPERGMRGFDPREQIPSPLAIEQHRQRDRQIAELKAKLEQPLDWRTHLDAWAKEVARESRKGWNVLAPMEMKSSGGTTLTKLDDDSVLASGANPRKDIYTITTQTVEQNITAVRLEALTHDTLPGGGPGRHSNSNFVLSEFELTAVSVEDPTRRQTVKFQKAIADYSQKNYEIGKSIDGTVAGNNGWAVDGPTRKEPTTALFIAEKPFGFPEGTQLEFRLRHEAGFATHGIGRPRFAITTDSPQSIGFDEIPAEIRRLAKVSPKTRTESQTQQLKAYFLTHHDPRNDLQERIAALEKQKAEGFPATMIMRELPQPRATHILNRGQYDQPTEKVSTGVPAILPPLPKDALTNRLGLARWLFHPKHPLTARVAVNRYWQRMFGLGLVKTSEDFGIQGELPSHPELLDWLALEFIRSGWDIKHMQRLIVMSATYRQSSHVGQAAYQTDPENRLLARGPRIRLDAEEIRDAALFASGLLVDRVGGKSVYPYQPKGLWLELNNRPGYSQAYPQGSGEDLYRRGLYTFWKRTAPSPMLKLLDAPEREFCTLQRSRTNTPLQALLLLNGPQFVEAARHLGERMRQHGGKTLEDQLRYGFRLVTSHSPTEMELQVLKEAYTADLKQFQRDHAAANRMLEVGESPVSNQADVAELAAFASTARLLLNLNEAITKG
- a CDS encoding DUF1501 domain-containing protein; the protein is MNSPIHDFQLLENRRQFFGRTSTGLGSVALASLLNPQLFAGDSAPQRFGGLPGIPHFAPKAERVIYLLQSGAPSQMDLFDYKPSLSDLHMTELPASIRNAQRLTGMTAGQKKFPVIQSPWKFRQCGESGTWISELLPSMANVADDICVIKSMHTEAINHDPAITFFQSGHQQPGRPSIGAWLSYGLGSETENLPSFVVLLSKNTFHQAQPLYDRLWGSGFLPSKYQGVKFRSQGDPVLYLTDPAGNDDSARRAMLDRLAKLNQLRAQEIGDPEIQTRIAQYEMAYRMQTSVPELADTSQEPESTFKLYGEEAKQPGTHAANCLLARRLAERGVRFIQVFHRGWDHHSNLPTHLPTLAKQTDQGSAALIADLKQRGLLDKTLVIWGGEFGRTVYSQGNPKSFGRDHHPRCFSIWMAGGGIKPGLSYGRTDDYCYNIEENPVHVHDFHATILHCLGIDHEQLTYRFQGRDFRLTDVHGHVVQDVLA